In the Pantanalinema sp. genome, one interval contains:
- a CDS encoding lytic transglycosylase domain-containing protein has protein sequence MTPDGLQAIFSRIQELRQTFGVARSAASPAPEGGGFAAALDAAAAGAAAPARSVDPALVRAVIQAESGGDPHAVSPAGARGLMQLMPATARSLGVDPDDPQQNVAGGTRYLRQMLDRFDSVPEALAAYNAGPGAVEKHGGIPPYAETRHYVERVMDLYRKNQEGKR, from the coding sequence ATGACCCCTGACGGCCTGCAAGCGATCTTCTCGCGCATCCAGGAGCTGCGGCAGACCTTCGGGGTTGCCCGCTCCGCGGCTTCTCCTGCTCCCGAGGGCGGGGGCTTCGCGGCGGCGCTCGATGCTGCGGCCGCAGGCGCTGCCGCGCCGGCTCGCTCGGTCGATCCGGCGCTGGTCAGGGCCGTGATCCAGGCCGAGTCGGGCGGCGATCCTCACGCCGTCTCGCCGGCGGGTGCCCGAGGCCTCATGCAGCTGATGCCCGCGACTGCTCGGTCGCTCGGGGTGGATCCCGACGATCCGCAGCAGAACGTGGCGGGGGGCACCCGCTACCTTCGCCAGATGCTCGATCGCTTCGACTCGGTGCCCGAGGCCCTCGCCGCCTACAACGCCGGCCCCGGCGCGGTCGAGAAGCATGGCGGCATCCCCCCCTACGCCGAGACCCGGCACTACGTCGAGCGGGTCATGGACCTGTACCGCAAGAACCAGGAGGGCAAGCGTTGA
- the flgF gene encoding flagellar basal-body rod protein FlgF — MIRGIYTSAAGMSAEMARQEVLANNLANVNTSGFKQDMAVFRTRLDKTVYRVEAQGGARAGAPAIQKMGDLSSGVYLDEVATRYGQGNLLQTDEPLDLALSGEGFFVVQPESGEELLSRGGSLKRDAEGFLADDSGRRVLGEGGPIRLAAKGKVQVDQSGVITQGQAALGKLRLVKVERPDQSVEKRGETAWRLKDPSAVVGGARPEVLQGYLEASNVNPVREMVEMITVQRAYEASQRMISAQDETLGKAVNDLGRG, encoded by the coding sequence TTGATCCGAGGCATCTACACGTCGGCGGCCGGCATGAGCGCCGAGATGGCGCGCCAGGAAGTCCTCGCCAACAACCTGGCGAACGTCAACACCAGCGGCTTCAAGCAGGACATGGCGGTGTTCCGCACCCGCCTCGACAAGACCGTTTACCGGGTCGAGGCGCAGGGTGGGGCCCGGGCGGGAGCGCCTGCCATCCAGAAGATGGGGGACCTGTCCTCGGGGGTCTACCTGGACGAGGTGGCGACCCGCTACGGCCAGGGCAACCTGCTTCAGACCGACGAGCCCCTCGATCTCGCCCTGTCCGGCGAGGGCTTCTTCGTGGTCCAGCCCGAGAGCGGCGAGGAGCTCCTCTCGCGCGGCGGGTCGCTCAAGCGCGACGCCGAGGGCTTTCTGGCCGACGACAGCGGTCGGCGGGTCCTGGGAGAGGGCGGCCCCATCCGCCTCGCCGCGAAGGGCAAGGTCCAGGTCGATCAGAGCGGGGTCATCACGCAGGGGCAGGCTGCCTTGGGCAAGCTGCGCCTGGTGAAGGTGGAGCGCCCCGACCAGAGCGTCGAGAAGCGCGGCGAGACCGCCTGGCGCCTGAAGGATCCCTCGGCGGTCGTCGGTGGGGCGCGCCCCGAGGTGCTCCAGGGCTACCTCGAGGCCTCCAACGTCAACCCCGTTCGCGAGATGGTCGAGATGATCACCGTGCAGCGCGCCTACGAGGCGAGCCAGCGGATGATTTCCGCCCAGGACGAGACCCTGGGTAAAGCCGTGAACGATCTCGGCCGAGGATAA
- the flgG gene encoding flagellar basal-body rod protein FlgG, whose amino-acid sequence MLGSLWSAASGMKAQQVNIDVTSNNLANVNTPGFKKARAEFQDLMYRTASEAGAPVNNGTRTPIGSQIGMGVRAVGVARSFAQGDFLQTENPYDMTIEGEGFFQVQMGDGTVAYTRDGGFKVDSNGTLVTSEGFIVQPNISVPQGARQVTVTPEGVVTAMIGEQAQNLGQIQLVRFVNPAGLTAQGRNLFKPTEASGDPQTFAPGEAGAGTRVMQGALENSNVKVVEEMVNLIVAQRAYEANSKSISTADEMLGQANNLKR is encoded by the coding sequence ATGCTCGGTTCCCTCTGGTCCGCCGCATCGGGCATGAAGGCCCAGCAGGTCAACATCGACGTGACCTCCAACAACCTCGCCAACGTGAACACCCCTGGCTTCAAGAAGGCCCGCGCGGAGTTCCAGGACCTCATGTACCGTACGGCGTCCGAGGCGGGAGCCCCCGTCAACAACGGCACTCGGACCCCCATCGGTTCCCAGATCGGCATGGGAGTGCGCGCCGTGGGCGTCGCGCGCTCGTTCGCGCAGGGCGACTTTCTCCAGACCGAGAACCCCTACGACATGACCATCGAGGGCGAAGGCTTCTTCCAGGTCCAGATGGGCGACGGCACTGTCGCCTACACCCGTGACGGCGGCTTCAAGGTCGACTCCAACGGCACGCTCGTGACCTCGGAGGGCTTCATCGTCCAGCCCAACATCTCGGTGCCGCAGGGCGCGCGCCAGGTGACGGTGACCCCCGAGGGGGTCGTGACCGCCATGATCGGCGAACAGGCCCAGAACCTGGGCCAGATCCAGCTCGTTCGCTTCGTCAACCCGGCGGGTCTCACCGCCCAGGGCCGCAACCTCTTCAAGCCGACCGAGGCCTCGGGGGACCCCCAGACCTTCGCCCCCGGCGAGGCGGGCGCCGGCACGCGGGTCATGCAGGGCGCGCTCGAGAACTCGAACGTGAAGGTGGTCGAGGAGATGGTCAACCTGATCGTGGCGCAGCGCGCCTACGAGGCCAACTCCAAGTCGATCTCGACCGCCGACGAGATGCTCGGCCAGGCCAACAACCTCAAGCGCTAG
- a CDS encoding rod-binding protein translates to MTFDPRVDLRSLPQDRGLTAEQKKIKAAAREFEAVMIHQMLKTMRSTVKPGDPEGGSAMATYRDMMDEQMARSMAHGRGIGLADVIARQMMGLDKRSPDKP, encoded by the coding sequence GTGACGTTCGATCCACGCGTTGATCTCAGGTCCCTGCCCCAGGACAGGGGGCTCACGGCGGAGCAGAAGAAGATCAAGGCCGCGGCCCGCGAGTTCGAGGCGGTCATGATCCACCAGATGCTCAAGACCATGCGCAGCACCGTCAAGCCGGGCGACCCGGAAGGGGGCTCGGCGATGGCGACCTACCGCGACATGATGGACGAGCAGATGGCGCGGAGCATGGCCCACGGCCGAGGGATCGGTCTTGCCGACGTGATCGCGCGGCAGATGATGGGGCTGGACAAGCGCTCGCCCGACAAGCCCTGA
- a CDS encoding flagellar biosynthesis anti-sigma factor FlgM — protein MKISSEQIQQMLQARAVKGAGKVQKAAPVDPVAKADGAALSVAGQDITKALSLISKTSDVRAEKVAALKERVAAGTYDVAGRDIVGSLFDR, from the coding sequence ATGAAGATTTCGTCCGAACAAATCCAGCAGATGCTCCAGGCCCGCGCCGTCAAGGGTGCCGGCAAGGTCCAGAAGGCGGCGCCGGTGGATCCGGTGGCCAAGGCCGACGGCGCGGCGCTCTCCGTCGCGGGCCAGGACATCACCAAGGCCCTGTCGCTGATTTCCAAGACCTCGGACGTGCGCGCCGAGAAGGTGGCCGCGCTCAAGGAGCGCGTCGCCGCCGGCACCTACGACGTGGCGGGACGCGACATCGTCGGCTCGCTTTTCGATCGCTAG
- the flgN gene encoding flagellar export chaperone FlgN — METQLAALEAALRHEAAAYQVLVNRLPFKLALIRKNRVDQLEHLTRQEEADLARLLGFERERLESVHAILGALPAGTEPSLAGILPHLSADWRSRLAPLGDRLRDLVGALREGHETCRVLLKASLEYVDITMQLVSRTVANAQPLLYGGADEETPLHSPSLLLDRRA; from the coding sequence ATGGAGACCCAGCTCGCGGCGCTCGAAGCCGCTCTGCGCCATGAGGCGGCGGCGTACCAGGTCCTGGTCAATCGCCTGCCCTTCAAGCTCGCGCTGATCCGCAAGAACCGCGTCGATCAGCTGGAGCATCTCACCCGGCAGGAGGAAGCGGATCTCGCTCGCCTGCTCGGCTTCGAGCGCGAGCGCCTCGAGAGCGTGCATGCGATCCTCGGGGCGCTCCCCGCGGGCACCGAGCCGTCGCTCGCGGGGATTCTCCCCCACCTGAGCGCTGATTGGCGCTCTCGCCTCGCCCCGCTCGGCGATCGCCTCCGGGATCTGGTCGGCGCCCTGCGCGAGGGCCACGAGACCTGCAGGGTGCTCCTCAAGGCGAGCCTCGAGTACGTGGACATCACCATGCAGCTGGTGAGCCGCACCGTGGCCAACGCTCAGCCCTTGCTGTACGGCGGTGCCGACGAGGAGACCCCCCTGCACTCCCCAAGCCTCTTGCTCGACCGGAGGGCCTGA
- the flgK gene encoding flagellar hook-associated protein FlgK: MDYSLYGLGAAYRGMVAAQAALNTVGNNLANANTEGYSRQRVEQVPAASIMQYSFNTPVSLAQMGGGVQVTSIKRVRDDFLDMQVRYETATLGANETMRDQVNQIEGLFQEPGEYGLSAVMTKFFNAWDQLAVKADDSAARSEVREQGVTLANTFNAMHRNLVRMRADLDAQIQRQVADINGLTSQVSALNQQIAASGALGTQSNSLMDQRDALLEKLSKITSIQTSLQPDGKMYVYMKGRGLVDSDRAELLTTAANAEGNLSEVAFRGVVIPPMEIGGSLGALFSARDEVIGRSKAEARPGTPVLPDTPNGVLYQLDVLANELAQKVNAYHTTGTDLSGTMAGTPFFVNNNPYASVADNTFIGVQGFLVNLDIQNGTPGLDKIVAGRPTDAARPTVPGPGDNEIAQKIASIRSEAGFGHPTQTLSDYYRTFLSNLGVVGQSANRTAVNQTNLIDHLHDQRESVSGVSFDQEMSDLVRYQHAYNASAKVLTMFDEVLDRLINGVAPGR; encoded by the coding sequence ATGGACTATTCCCTTTACGGTCTGGGCGCCGCGTACCGCGGCATGGTCGCCGCCCAGGCGGCGCTCAACACCGTGGGCAACAACCTCGCCAACGCCAACACCGAGGGCTATTCGCGCCAGCGGGTCGAGCAGGTCCCGGCGGCCTCGATCATGCAGTACTCCTTCAACACGCCCGTGAGCCTTGCGCAGATGGGCGGCGGGGTGCAGGTGACCTCGATCAAGCGCGTGCGCGACGACTTCCTGGACATGCAGGTCCGCTACGAGACCGCCACGCTCGGGGCCAACGAGACCATGCGCGACCAGGTCAACCAGATCGAGGGCCTGTTCCAGGAGCCCGGAGAATACGGCCTCAGCGCGGTCATGACCAAGTTCTTCAACGCGTGGGATCAGCTCGCCGTCAAGGCGGATGACTCCGCGGCCCGCAGCGAGGTCCGCGAGCAGGGCGTGACGCTCGCCAACACCTTCAACGCCATGCACCGCAACCTGGTGCGCATGCGCGCCGACCTGGACGCGCAGATCCAGCGGCAGGTGGCCGACATCAACGGCCTCACCAGCCAGGTAAGCGCCCTCAACCAGCAGATCGCTGCTTCCGGGGCCCTGGGGACCCAGTCCAACTCGCTGATGGATCAGCGCGACGCCCTGCTGGAGAAGCTGTCCAAGATCACCAGCATCCAGACCAGCCTTCAGCCCGACGGCAAGATGTACGTCTACATGAAGGGCCGCGGCCTGGTGGACAGCGATCGCGCCGAGCTGCTTACGACTGCCGCCAACGCGGAGGGCAACCTCTCGGAGGTGGCCTTCCGCGGCGTGGTCATCCCCCCCATGGAGATCGGGGGCAGTCTCGGGGCGCTCTTCAGCGCCCGCGATGAGGTCATCGGCCGATCCAAGGCCGAGGCGCGGCCCGGCACCCCGGTGTTGCCCGATACCCCGAACGGCGTGCTCTACCAGCTCGACGTGCTCGCCAACGAGCTCGCCCAGAAGGTCAACGCCTACCACACGACCGGTACCGATCTCTCCGGGACCATGGCGGGGACCCCGTTCTTCGTCAATAACAACCCCTACGCCTCGGTTGCCGACAACACCTTCATCGGGGTCCAGGGTTTCCTGGTCAACCTGGACATCCAGAACGGCACGCCGGGCCTCGACAAGATCGTGGCGGGCCGCCCGACCGATGCGGCGCGCCCGACCGTGCCCGGCCCGGGCGACAACGAGATCGCCCAGAAGATCGCGAGCATTCGCTCGGAGGCGGGCTTCGGCCATCCGACCCAGACCCTCAGCGACTACTATCGCACCTTCCTCTCCAACCTGGGGGTGGTGGGACAGTCCGCCAATCGGACGGCCGTCAATCAGACCAACCTCATCGATCACCTGCACGACCAGCGGGAGTCGGTGTCGGGCGTCAGCTTCGACCAGGAGATGTCGGATCTGGTCCGCTACCAGCACGCCTACAACGCTTCCGCCAAGGTCCTCACCATGTTCGACGAGGTCCTGGATCGCCTGATCAACGGCGTGGCGCCGGGTCGCTAG
- the flgL gene encoding flagellar hook-associated protein FlgL, protein MRVTNKMISDSVYRNAGSHLEKMADLQEKLASGKAINKPSDNPSAVNVAMLLRNTLADQDQYVSNLKQVDTWLDTGDQTIGSGQTVMLRALELATQGASDTGTPESRKAIAQEVRELQEQLRGIANTQLAGRFIFAGSQTLTEPYPKGAAPDPTKIDNVDALTAEIGPGIAIRYNVTGTEVFGATTDPNSAFKVLDDLAVALESDDGKTTGAQIDRINARIDTMSLQRAGLGGKKNRSELLAERYSATEVSLRDLLSANEEVDMPKVISQLTLSTSVYQASLAASARIVQPSLMDFLK, encoded by the coding sequence ATGCGCGTCACCAACAAGATGATCTCCGACAGCGTCTACCGCAACGCGGGCTCGCACCTCGAGAAGATGGCGGACCTGCAGGAGAAGCTCGCGAGCGGCAAGGCCATCAACAAGCCCTCCGACAACCCCAGCGCCGTCAACGTCGCGATGCTCCTTCGCAACACCCTCGCCGACCAGGATCAGTACGTCAGCAACCTCAAGCAGGTCGACACCTGGCTCGACACCGGCGATCAGACGATCGGCTCTGGGCAGACGGTCATGCTGCGCGCGCTGGAGCTTGCGACCCAGGGAGCCTCGGACACCGGGACCCCCGAGTCGCGCAAGGCCATCGCCCAGGAGGTGCGCGAGCTCCAGGAGCAGCTCCGAGGCATCGCCAACACCCAGCTCGCTGGGCGCTTCATCTTCGCCGGCTCCCAGACGCTCACCGAGCCCTACCCCAAGGGGGCTGCCCCCGATCCCACCAAGATCGACAACGTCGACGCCCTGACCGCCGAGATCGGCCCCGGCATCGCGATCCGCTACAACGTGACCGGCACGGAGGTCTTCGGGGCCACCACCGATCCCAACAGCGCCTTCAAGGTCCTCGATGACCTGGCGGTGGCCCTGGAGAGCGACGACGGGAAAACCACCGGGGCCCAGATCGATCGGATCAATGCGCGCATCGACACCATGTCGTTGCAGCGCGCCGGCCTGGGAGGCAAGAAGAACCGCTCGGAGCTGTTGGCCGAGCGCTACAGCGCCACCGAGGTCAGCCTGCGCGATCTGCTGAGCGCCAACGAGGAAGTGGACATGCCCAAGGTCATCTCGCAGCTGACCCTCTCCACCAGCGTCTACCAGGCCTCGCTGGCGGCGAGCGCCCGGATCGTCCAGCCCTCCTTGATGGACTTCCTCAAGTAA
- a CDS encoding flagellar assembly protein FliW gives MTITTRQFGPIDYSEEAVITFPEGLLGFERMHRFLLIDQPEIEPLRWLQSIDEPQIAFTVIEPELVFPTFRVRLSATDREGLGLGPGSEPRVLVLVTVPQDPADMTANLLGPLVVHPDKKLGRQLVLHDSALGTRERLIPGAASAVTA, from the coding sequence ATGACCATCACCACCCGCCAGTTCGGTCCCATCGACTACTCGGAGGAGGCCGTGATCACCTTCCCCGAGGGGCTGCTCGGCTTCGAGCGGATGCATCGCTTTCTCTTGATCGACCAGCCCGAGATCGAGCCGCTGCGCTGGCTCCAGTCGATCGACGAGCCTCAGATCGCCTTCACCGTGATCGAGCCCGAGCTGGTATTCCCCACGTTCCGGGTCCGCCTCTCGGCGACCGATCGCGAGGGCCTCGGCCTCGGTCCCGGGAGCGAGCCGCGGGTGCTGGTGCTGGTGACGGTGCCGCAGGATCCCGCCGACATGACGGCCAACCTCCTGGGGCCCCTGGTCGTGCACCCCGACAAGAAGCTGGGCCGGCAGCTGGTACTCCACGATTCCGCCCTCGGCACCCGCGAACGTCTCATCCCCGGCGCGGCCAGCGCCGTCACCGCCTAG
- the csrA gene encoding carbon storage regulator CsrA, with the protein MLVLSRKPNQSIMIGDGIEVVVLEVKGDTVKIGLKAPRDVKVYRQEVYAEITRENARAAAAVAPALDAARLLQQALKKKAESTEPPSAT; encoded by the coding sequence ATGCTCGTCTTGAGCCGCAAACCCAACCAGAGCATCATGATCGGCGACGGGATCGAGGTGGTGGTCCTCGAGGTCAAGGGGGACACCGTCAAGATCGGCCTCAAGGCTCCGCGCGACGTCAAGGTCTACCGCCAGGAAGTCTACGCCGAGATCACGCGCGAGAACGCGCGCGCTGCCGCCGCCGTGGCCCCCGCCTTGGATGCCGCCCGGCTGCTTCAGCAGGCCCTCAAGAAGAAGGCGGAGTCGACCGAGCCGCCGAGCGCAACCTAG
- the flhF gene encoding flagellar biosynthesis protein FlhF produces MKIRQYTAATMQEARLKIKMDLGPDAVILHTRSFKRGGVFGLFAKEMVEVLAAVDAPDPGGYRLSPPLPSPTGHTPTLVSTIAPALPVTGPSEPPPPSTEVAELKEAVVEVKRMLGSMAEQLGTGRVEWPAPFAAFYNRLVASELAPELARALVTKLVESGAAEPTPEAVRAQESLIASWLSCSGAIAPPESLEARPKIVALVGPTGVGKTTTIAKLAANFRLIQQQDVVLITIDTYRVAAVEQLRTYGDIIGIPVEVVVTPSALKDAIARYSDKDVILIDTAGRSPSNRMHLHELRGFLDIPQPREVHLVLSATTNRANLERITEAFEPVGVDRVIFTKIDETGAFGAMLSAAHTFAKPLSYLTTGQSVPDDIRTADAAAMARMLTDEMLV; encoded by the coding sequence TTGAAGATCCGCCAATACACCGCGGCCACCATGCAGGAGGCCCGACTCAAGATCAAGATGGACCTCGGCCCCGACGCCGTGATTCTTCACACCCGATCCTTCAAGCGAGGCGGGGTCTTCGGCCTCTTCGCCAAGGAGATGGTCGAGGTCCTGGCCGCGGTGGATGCGCCCGACCCCGGCGGCTACCGCCTCAGCCCCCCCCTTCCGAGCCCCACCGGCCATACCCCGACGCTCGTCTCTACCATCGCCCCCGCCCTCCCTGTTACCGGGCCAAGCGAGCCGCCGCCGCCCAGCACGGAGGTGGCCGAGCTAAAAGAAGCGGTTGTCGAGGTCAAGCGCATGCTCGGCTCCATGGCCGAGCAACTGGGCACTGGCCGCGTCGAGTGGCCCGCCCCCTTCGCAGCCTTCTACAATCGCCTGGTTGCAAGCGAGCTTGCGCCGGAGCTCGCGCGCGCGCTGGTGACCAAGCTCGTCGAGAGCGGAGCCGCCGAGCCCACCCCCGAGGCGGTGCGCGCTCAGGAGTCGCTCATCGCGAGCTGGCTCTCCTGTTCGGGGGCGATCGCCCCACCCGAGTCGCTCGAGGCACGCCCCAAGATCGTCGCGCTGGTCGGACCCACCGGGGTTGGCAAGACGACCACCATCGCGAAGCTCGCCGCCAACTTCCGCCTCATCCAGCAGCAAGACGTCGTGCTGATCACGATCGACACCTACCGGGTGGCGGCTGTCGAGCAGCTGCGCACGTACGGCGACATCATCGGCATCCCGGTCGAGGTGGTGGTGACGCCGAGCGCTCTCAAGGACGCCATCGCACGCTACTCCGACAAGGACGTCATCCTGATCGACACGGCGGGCCGCTCGCCCTCCAACCGCATGCACCTGCACGAGCTGCGGGGCTTTTTGGACATCCCTCAGCCGCGGGAGGTGCACCTGGTCCTCTCGGCCACGACCAACCGCGCAAACCTCGAGCGGATCACCGAGGCCTTCGAGCCGGTCGGGGTCGATCGGGTGATCTTCACCAAGATCGACGAGACCGGCGCATTCGGGGCCATGCTCTCGGCGGCGCACACCTTCGCCAAGCCCCTCTCCTACCTCACGACCGGTCAGAGCGTTCCTGACGACATCCGGACCGCCGACGCGGCCGCGATGGCGCGCATGCTCACCGACGAGATGCTCGTATGA
- a CDS encoding MinD/ParA family protein: protein MGDQAERLRQLVQRGKAPEVQVTPPILVPLTTEQDLETARKSDAPEAVPATEPSPAAPAPEAAGLPPGVSLPVPEPGARSGRTIVITSGKGGVGKTNVTVNLALTFARRGRKTILFDADLGMANVDVMMGISPQYSIADVLKGRKPLLEVVHWVSDYLGIVPGGSGVSELANLEPAQLETVLAQLATLESAAEIILVDTGAGISRNVVNFVMAASEILVVTTPEPTAITDAYGMIKEIDANNPSATVQLLVNMADSEAEARSVAAKLAMIVERFLSVKIQYIGCIERDGHVSRSVLMQQPFTHAYPNSTATRRLNILAGTLLAQNDEGKPSGGFFSRLVHQIFRSGRS, encoded by the coding sequence ATGGGCGATCAGGCCGAGCGCCTCCGCCAGCTGGTGCAGCGCGGCAAGGCCCCCGAGGTGCAGGTGACCCCCCCGATCCTGGTGCCGCTCACGACCGAGCAGGATTTGGAGACCGCCCGGAAGAGCGATGCACCTGAGGCGGTACCGGCGACAGAGCCGTCGCCGGCCGCACCGGCGCCGGAGGCTGCTGGCCTCCCGCCTGGGGTCTCGCTGCCCGTGCCCGAGCCCGGAGCGCGCTCGGGCCGCACCATCGTGATCACGAGCGGAAAGGGCGGCGTCGGCAAGACCAACGTCACCGTCAACCTCGCGCTCACCTTCGCGCGGCGCGGTCGCAAGACGATCCTCTTCGACGCGGACCTCGGCATGGCCAACGTGGACGTGATGATGGGCATTTCGCCCCAGTACTCCATCGCGGACGTCCTGAAGGGGCGAAAGCCCCTCCTCGAGGTGGTCCACTGGGTCAGCGACTACCTGGGCATCGTGCCGGGTGGCTCCGGCGTCTCGGAGCTCGCGAACCTGGAGCCCGCCCAGCTCGAAACGGTGCTGGCACAGCTGGCCACGCTGGAGTCCGCAGCCGAGATCATCCTGGTGGACACCGGGGCGGGCATCTCGCGCAACGTGGTGAACTTCGTGATGGCCGCCAGCGAGATCCTGGTGGTCACCACCCCCGAGCCCACGGCCATCACCGACGCCTACGGCATGATCAAGGAGATCGACGCGAACAACCCGTCGGCGACGGTACAACTGCTGGTCAACATGGCGGACTCGGAGGCCGAGGCGCGATCCGTCGCCGCCAAGCTCGCGATGATCGTCGAGCGGTTCCTGAGCGTCAAGATCCAGTACATCGGCTGCATCGAGCGCGACGGTCACGTGAGCCGCTCGGTCCTCATGCAGCAGCCCTTCACCCACGCCTATCCCAACTCCACCGCGACCCGGCGCCTCAATATCCTGGCCGGGACCCTGCTCGCCCAGAACGACGAGGGCAAGCCCAGCGGCGGCTTCTTCTCGCGCCTGGTGCATCAGATCTTCCGGAGCGGGCGTTCCTGA
- a CDS encoding helix-turn-helix domain-containing protein — MSSVSQTLRQTREAKGITLEEVAQRTYIKLPYLVALEEGDIAKLPAPVYIHGYIRQYAKLLGLNGSDLVLQYQQDAGRGPAPKVSVSTSVRSLLSSEAEVGAQDPVSAPTAVRTLPPDLREESLKRPAAIPQPIVEAPAFDSSLRKAALALHPELRDVQTKEPSLREPIRIEPERSPVVEAPIAKEPSLREAMPMPDFISPTAQEIQQAKLQAQQIIANAQREAMELRTSAERYADQVLAQLENEVNRSLQTVRNGRAFLQSRRRKTQDS; from the coding sequence ATGTCATCCGTCAGCCAGACGCTGCGCCAGACCCGCGAAGCCAAGGGGATCACCCTCGAAGAGGTGGCCCAGCGCACCTACATCAAGCTGCCCTATCTCGTCGCGCTCGAGGAAGGCGACATCGCGAAGCTGCCCGCTCCGGTCTACATCCACGGGTACATCCGCCAGTACGCCAAGCTCCTCGGCCTCAACGGCAGCGACCTGGTGCTCCAGTACCAACAGGACGCAGGCCGGGGCCCCGCGCCCAAGGTCTCGGTATCCACGAGCGTGCGATCGCTGCTCTCCTCGGAGGCCGAGGTGGGCGCCCAGGATCCCGTGAGCGCCCCGACGGCCGTGCGCACCCTGCCGCCCGATCTGCGCGAGGAGTCGCTGAAGCGGCCGGCAGCGATCCCCCAGCCCATCGTGGAGGCCCCTGCCTTCGATAGCTCGCTTCGCAAGGCCGCGCTGGCCCTCCACCCCGAGCTGCGTGACGTTCAGACCAAAGAGCCCTCGCTGCGCGAACCGATCCGGATAGAGCCCGAGCGCTCGCCCGTCGTCGAGGCCCCCATCGCCAAGGAGCCCTCGCTGCGCGAGGCGATGCCCATGCCCGACTTCATCAGCCCGACCGCGCAGGAGATCCAGCAGGCCAAGCTCCAGGCCCAGCAGATCATCGCGAACGCCCAGCGCGAGGCCATGGAGCTTCGGACCTCGGCCGAGCGTTACGCCGACCAGGTCCTGGCGCAGCTCGAGAACGAGGTGAACCGCTCGCTGCAGACGGTCCGCAACGGCCGGGCCTTCCTCCAGAGCCGCCGCCGCAAGACTCAGGACAGCTAA